A stretch of Lysinibacillus agricola DNA encodes these proteins:
- a CDS encoding DUF6531 domain-containing protein — translation MKSLEEKEVHTVSTYEDLVLEWPYPLIHLEKLTIKHKGNDHARLYFTGMIAEEQAQKYIQRVNHTDEVVVKFGRDSAILFSGRIENAELQASQGVHYVSVEAISYTANMDIAKRSRSFQDVNMTYVQLIKNIVSAYPNGDYIDQASNGQAIGSIAIQYLETDWEFIKRMASRLHAVVFPDLKGKGARFWLGTPQSRKSITIDHLPSIVRMDVDAYRLITENDGTDVSEADYTYCEFESTEPHELGALVQFKGSSYIVTTRETHLDEGVLKFQYTAQPEKSIRQRLARNLDLIGAAFTGKIIDVTQNTVKIHLDIDKSQDQEKAHWFAYSADANGVMYLMPQIGARAQLHFPSAVEEDAIVISSVRVNPATPEGGQKQTQKMADTTVKSLATNVGKDVTLGVGDITFSAVDGVLDLKMDDGDGVTFQSNSTIMLAADETLEISGMKELAVEAEEWIAISAKEQSHVIMAADTQLISTLIDQEGIEKQSQPPKLNEEAIEATTKVDLIFPQKAEEKKEKKGWFSSLVDGVSTALDIAGFIPVIGTFADIANAGISLARGDYMGAAMNIVGAVPVVGDAAKTAYKAGKAAKAADKAITAAKAADKAVDASKAIKGMKAAYTKVSKTLDAVSALANKGSKAVKTAADKVISSMDELLAVSKAVDGMKAMAKAGLTKFNHGVLKKFNCTQGLSKKFCKRGFEPVDLITGRMIYEGVDFELPGPIPLSWERAWYSDSSRIGLTGHGMHFTYDLALEIYEEDDLIGIVVTDGRAVGFPILPINLPYFNKRERMTLTNTGEEYHLFEHDTRLIYVFEQITETKYRLKEVKNEQEHHIQFAYNLKGFLSQVTDSVGRVLEVTTNEVGRMTEVALRNQMSREVLVRYDYNDGQDLIEIQDALGQSTHIKYVNHLMMQKTDRNKNSFFWRYDGPTTGARVIKTWGDGNVLAGELSYHEGYNEITNSLGHKSYYYFNEDNLCTKIVHPDGSEVSYEYNEDFELLQEVDEDDRVTTFSYDEWANPVTITLADGSTLSSKYDEKDRLIQVVNAEGGSRQWIYNEDSTLQANILEDGTKTEFSYNEQYLIKMVTNAQGHVVSLAYDADLNLSQVTLPDGTSSTWAYDRRGNCTTTTNPLGATEKFRYDNLNRLVRANLSDGNDVQLKYNAYDDVIFAKDNHTQVAFDYTILGSLIAREQGGKKVKFAYDTEEQLTAVINERGETYQFERDTKGNIIKEVGFDEIERTYERSLAGLVQRIQRPGDRWTAFQHDGLVNVIRADYYDDTWETFGYDKNGSLIQTENEHVKVKLERDPSGQVIKEWQNDHWIASNYDELGNRSQITSSLGAKIDVARNEMGNVSQITASRSEQEHWTASMQYNELGQEIERILPGDVISKWQYDTTGRPTHHRISSQNRDTRRRAYNWDVNHRLRSMVNELTGVKVTYGYDEFSNLVWSNQGGQFDFLHRSVDDVGNLYETKEKTDRVYGAGSRLLETREATFSYDDEGNLIQKVEKNGDTWKYEYYGNGMMSKVIMPDNTEVTFKYDSLGRRIEKCSSEKITKFVWDGNTILHEYFSENNSDIYGNLDECSSQKNSEIVDNLVTWVFNDGFIPSAKITSEGNYSIISDHLGTPVEAYDDEGKRSWLAELDIYGREKEFTGEKDFIPFRYQGQYEDVEIGLYYNRFRYYDPEQGNYTQIDPIGLSGNNPTLYGYVKDTNKWTDPLGLIIVYRLLRPDEDPSKGLSAKKPGRGMTVHGHVSTGSRNKGSQFISTSTDPEALAKHREPGQRMVSFDTEDVVPDKVGNKRVIDISTVEKKKANGVGSVSARFANDSKEILVEAHVPSSAITPCR, via the coding sequence ATGAAATCGCTAGAAGAAAAGGAAGTACACACGGTTAGTACGTATGAGGATCTTGTGCTCGAATGGCCTTATCCACTTATTCATTTAGAAAAGTTAACCATTAAACATAAGGGCAATGACCATGCGAGATTGTACTTTACGGGAATGATTGCTGAAGAGCAAGCACAAAAGTATATTCAGCGGGTCAATCATACAGATGAAGTTGTTGTGAAATTTGGGCGAGACAGTGCCATTTTGTTCTCAGGAAGAATTGAAAATGCGGAGTTGCAGGCATCACAAGGGGTGCACTATGTTTCCGTTGAGGCTATATCATATACAGCAAATATGGATATTGCAAAGCGCTCACGTTCTTTTCAAGATGTGAACATGACGTACGTTCAGTTAATAAAAAATATCGTAAGCGCCTATCCTAATGGGGATTATATCGACCAAGCTTCTAACGGTCAAGCCATTGGTAGTATTGCGATTCAATACTTAGAAACAGATTGGGAATTTATTAAAAGAATGGCCTCCCGTTTGCACGCTGTTGTTTTTCCTGATTTAAAAGGAAAAGGTGCTCGATTTTGGCTTGGTACACCTCAAAGTAGGAAAAGCATAACGATCGACCATCTGCCTTCTATAGTAAGAATGGACGTCGATGCATATCGTTTGATTACTGAAAACGATGGTACGGATGTGAGTGAAGCAGATTATACTTACTGTGAGTTTGAAAGCACAGAGCCCCATGAGTTGGGCGCGTTGGTGCAATTCAAGGGAAGCTCCTATATTGTAACGACTAGGGAGACCCATCTTGATGAGGGTGTGTTGAAGTTTCAATATACTGCCCAACCAGAGAAAAGTATTCGTCAGCGATTGGCACGCAATTTAGATCTCATTGGTGCAGCGTTTACAGGAAAGATCATTGATGTTACGCAAAACACCGTTAAAATTCATTTAGATATAGATAAAAGCCAGGATCAAGAAAAAGCACATTGGTTTGCATATTCAGCAGATGCCAATGGTGTTATGTATTTAATGCCTCAAATAGGTGCACGTGCCCAATTACATTTTCCAAGTGCAGTTGAAGAAGATGCCATCGTTATCAGCTCGGTGCGTGTGAATCCAGCCACACCAGAGGGCGGGCAAAAGCAGACGCAGAAAATGGCGGATACTACCGTTAAATCATTGGCGACCAACGTTGGGAAAGATGTGACATTAGGCGTTGGTGATATTACCTTTAGTGCAGTAGATGGGGTCTTGGACTTAAAGATGGATGATGGAGATGGCGTAACATTTCAAAGTAACAGTACCATCATGCTAGCGGCCGATGAAACACTCGAAATTAGTGGGATGAAAGAGCTAGCCGTAGAGGCGGAAGAATGGATTGCGATATCAGCGAAGGAACAAAGTCATGTGATTATGGCCGCTGATACACAATTAATTAGTACGCTCATTGATCAAGAAGGTATAGAGAAGCAAAGCCAGCCACCGAAATTAAATGAAGAAGCAATCGAAGCTACGACGAAAGTTGACTTAATCTTCCCGCAAAAGGCAGAAGAAAAGAAAGAAAAGAAAGGCTGGTTTAGTAGTTTAGTAGATGGCGTAAGTACAGCGCTGGATATCGCTGGATTTATTCCTGTCATAGGTACATTTGCAGATATTGCGAATGCAGGAATAAGCTTGGCAAGAGGAGATTACATGGGGGCAGCCATGAACATTGTAGGTGCAGTCCCGGTTGTTGGTGATGCAGCCAAAACAGCTTATAAGGCCGGTAAAGCGGCAAAAGCTGCTGATAAAGCAATTACAGCCGCAAAAGCTGCAGATAAAGCAGTGGATGCATCCAAAGCAATAAAAGGGATGAAAGCAGCTTACACAAAAGTGTCTAAAACGCTAGATGCAGTATCGGCTCTAGCCAACAAAGGGTCTAAGGCCGTGAAGACGGCAGCGGATAAAGTCATCTCATCGATGGATGAACTGCTCGCTGTGTCGAAGGCAGTAGACGGTATGAAAGCTATGGCTAAAGCTGGGCTAACGAAATTTAATCATGGGGTATTAAAGAAATTTAATTGTACACAAGGGTTAAGTAAAAAATTCTGTAAAAGAGGATTTGAGCCCGTTGATTTAATTACAGGGCGTATGATTTATGAAGGCGTTGACTTTGAACTACCTGGACCTATCCCCCTTTCATGGGAACGTGCTTGGTACAGTGATAGTAGTCGTATTGGCTTGACAGGTCATGGGATGCACTTTACATACGATCTAGCCTTAGAGATTTATGAAGAAGATGACCTGATTGGAATTGTTGTGACGGATGGTCGCGCTGTTGGATTTCCAATTTTACCAATAAACTTGCCGTATTTTAACAAAAGAGAAAGAATGACCTTAACAAATACAGGCGAGGAGTATCATTTGTTTGAGCATGATACACGATTGATTTATGTATTTGAACAAATAACAGAAACAAAATACCGATTAAAAGAAGTAAAAAATGAACAAGAGCATCATATTCAATTTGCGTATAACCTTAAAGGGTTCCTATCTCAAGTAACAGACAGTGTAGGTAGAGTGCTTGAGGTTACAACCAATGAGGTAGGCAGAATGACAGAGGTTGCTTTACGCAACCAGATGAGTCGTGAAGTCTTAGTTCGCTATGATTATAATGATGGACAAGATTTAATCGAAATCCAAGATGCGTTAGGTCAAAGTACGCATATTAAATATGTTAATCACTTAATGATGCAAAAAACGGATCGCAATAAAAATAGCTTCTTCTGGCGTTATGATGGCCCAACTACAGGTGCACGAGTTATCAAAACATGGGGAGATGGCAATGTCCTTGCAGGGGAGCTTTCGTATCACGAGGGCTATAATGAGATTACGAATAGCTTAGGCCATAAGAGTTATTACTATTTTAACGAAGATAACCTCTGTACGAAAATTGTTCATCCAGATGGTAGTGAGGTCAGCTATGAATATAATGAGGACTTTGAATTACTGCAAGAAGTAGATGAAGACGATCGTGTGACGACATTTAGCTATGATGAATGGGCAAATCCAGTGACGATTACTCTTGCAGATGGCAGTACTTTATCGTCAAAGTATGATGAGAAGGATAGGTTAATTCAGGTAGTTAACGCAGAGGGTGGAAGTCGTCAATGGATTTATAATGAAGATAGCACATTGCAGGCAAATATTTTAGAAGATGGCACAAAAACAGAATTTTCCTATAATGAACAATATTTAATTAAAATGGTGACAAATGCGCAAGGCCATGTGGTAAGCTTAGCTTATGATGCTGATCTGAACCTGAGTCAAGTCACATTGCCAGACGGGACAAGTTCGACCTGGGCATATGACCGTCGTGGTAACTGCACAACAACGACCAATCCGCTAGGGGCTACTGAGAAGTTCCGATATGATAACTTGAATCGTCTAGTACGTGCAAATCTATCCGATGGTAACGACGTTCAATTAAAGTACAATGCCTATGATGATGTCATTTTCGCGAAAGATAACCATACCCAAGTAGCCTTTGATTACACCATTCTTGGCAGTTTGATAGCACGAGAACAAGGTGGCAAGAAAGTTAAATTCGCCTATGATACAGAGGAGCAGTTAACCGCTGTGATCAACGAAAGAGGCGAAACGTATCAGTTTGAACGTGATACGAAAGGCAATATCATTAAGGAAGTCGGCTTTGATGAGATTGAAAGAACGTATGAACGAAGTCTGGCTGGTTTAGTTCAGAGAATTCAACGTCCGGGTGATCGTTGGACAGCGTTCCAGCATGATGGTCTAGTGAATGTCATTCGGGCTGATTATTATGATGACACTTGGGAAACGTTTGGCTATGACAAAAATGGTTCGTTAATTCAGACCGAGAATGAGCATGTGAAAGTAAAACTGGAGCGAGACCCATCTGGACAAGTGATCAAGGAGTGGCAGAATGACCATTGGATTGCGAGTAATTATGATGAATTAGGCAACCGTTCACAAATTACAAGTAGCTTAGGTGCAAAAATAGATGTCGCTCGAAATGAAATGGGGAATGTGTCGCAAATCACAGCTTCTCGCTCAGAGCAAGAACATTGGACAGCATCAATGCAGTACAATGAACTCGGTCAAGAAATTGAAAGAATCCTACCAGGGGATGTCATCAGCAAATGGCAGTATGATACTACGGGTAGGCCAACACACCACCGAATAAGTAGTCAAAACCGCGATACACGAAGACGCGCGTATAATTGGGACGTCAATCATCGATTACGAAGTATGGTCAACGAGTTAACGGGTGTAAAAGTTACCTATGGCTACGATGAATTCAGTAATCTCGTTTGGTCCAATCAAGGCGGTCAATTTGATTTCTTACATCGCAGTGTTGATGATGTCGGGAATTTGTATGAAACGAAAGAAAAGACCGATCGTGTCTATGGTGCCGGAAGTAGATTGCTTGAAACGAGAGAGGCAACATTCTCTTATGATGATGAAGGGAATCTGATTCAGAAAGTTGAGAAGAATGGTGATACGTGGAAGTACGAGTACTATGGTAATGGCATGATGTCTAAGGTCATCATGCCAGACAACACAGAAGTTACTTTCAAGTATGACTCGCTAGGTAGACGAATAGAGAAGTGTTCAAGCGAAAAGATAACGAAATTCGTTTGGGATGGGAATACTATCCTACATGAGTATTTCTCAGAGAATAATTCAGATATATATGGAAATCTAGATGAGTGTTCTTCACAGAAAAACTCCGAAATAGTAGATAATCTAGTCACATGGGTGTTTAATGATGGGTTCATCCCTTCAGCTAAAATTACGAGTGAAGGTAATTACAGTATTATTAGTGACCATCTAGGAACGCCTGTAGAAGCTTATGATGACGAAGGTAAGAGGAGTTGGTTAGCAGAACTTGATATTTATGGAAGAGAAAAAGAATTTACCGGTGAGAAAGACTTCATTCCATTCCGTTATCAAGGGCAGTATGAAGATGTGGAAATAGGATTGTATTATAATAGATTCCGATACTACGACCCAGAACAAGGGAACTATACTCAAATTGACCCGATTGGACTTTCTGGAAATAATCCAACGCTGTATGGATATGTGAAAGATACAAATAAATGGACTGACCCATTGGGACTTATTATTGTTTATCGATTATTAAGACCTGATGAAGATCCTTCAAAAGGCTTGTCAGCGAAAAAACCAGGAAGGGGAATGACTGTTCATGGTCATGTTTCCACTGGATCAAGGAATAAAGGTTCGCAATTTATTTCAACAAGTACAGATCCCGAAGCATTAGCTAAACATCGTGAACCTGGACAAAGAATGGTTTCCTTTGATACTGAAGATGTAGTACCTGATAAGGTAGGTAATAAGAGGGTAATAGATATTTCTACTGTAGAAAAAAAAAAGGCAAACGGTGTTGGTAGTGTATCAGCAAGATTTGCAAATGACTCAAAAGAGATTTTGGTTGAGGCGCATGTTCCTTCCTCAGCAATAACACCATGTCGTTAA
- a CDS encoding DUF4280 domain-containing protein has protein sequence MAQVVESLETEGSEQEQFSYVVHGAIISCEHGSHLNYLNLPQDHGVYIKEKAVMNVGDRNPDNIPTFGVCLQLQKPCTPTCSIDWMEGMENVNIEGKQALLSRCHTQCSAGGGKIEIIHDGQEEVEIPKQGF, from the coding sequence ATGGCTCAAGTTGTAGAAAGTTTGGAAACAGAAGGTTCGGAACAAGAGCAATTTAGTTATGTCGTACATGGAGCAATCATTTCCTGTGAACATGGCAGCCACCTCAATTATTTAAATTTGCCGCAAGACCATGGCGTTTATATTAAAGAGAAAGCCGTAATGAATGTAGGGGATCGAAACCCTGATAACATCCCAACCTTTGGTGTTTGTTTACAGTTGCAAAAGCCGTGTACACCAACATGCTCCATTGATTGGATGGAAGGGATGGAAAACGTCAATATCGAGGGAAAGCAAGCGTTATTAAGTCGCTGCCATACCCAATGCTCAGCAGGTGGAGGCAAAATCGAAATTATTCATGACGGTCAAGAGGAAGTAGAAATTCCGAAACAAGGTTTTTAA
- a CDS encoding pentapeptide repeat-containing protein, which yields MKREEALQHFMDECVSVHISRLQEKVDRQFRQEKEVLLKPIIHALEQLFANIRDQQEQGRLAPVAFIHFSLLRTSLLDNKCTYLVEAYGEKWYYDWGECTAQYEAEWLSEAIIDLHKTLEKERKPYLAIQAADVRGIIQQTVILFHQYIIQLVRYLFRYQQESVPEIDFQRAVCLRFRVGEYKGFSEDVAMLDERERVEENLLSWLGKNEMDKSYTFENFSSLQLQQKFFDQMDFSYANFNGSDLEGASMKQSVCVGTSFVDCSLANVDFSYAAIQDADFRNANLAGANFTHAQGKTLMLPDDEVACYLGTDFSHANLENAKFEFAQIAGANFTGANLKGATFFKRDQEKCLFSPDQIKDIHWIH from the coding sequence ATGAAACGAGAAGAAGCATTACAGCATTTTATGGATGAATGCGTGTCAGTTCATATCAGCCGATTACAAGAGAAGGTTGATCGACAGTTTCGTCAAGAGAAGGAAGTCTTACTAAAACCAATCATTCACGCGCTTGAACAGCTGTTTGCAAATATTAGAGATCAGCAAGAACAGGGAAGGTTAGCGCCAGTTGCTTTTATTCATTTTTCACTGCTACGAACATCATTACTAGATAACAAGTGTACGTATTTGGTAGAAGCATATGGAGAAAAATGGTACTACGACTGGGGAGAATGTACGGCCCAGTATGAAGCGGAATGGCTCAGCGAGGCGATTATAGATTTACACAAAACGCTTGAAAAAGAAAGAAAACCATATCTCGCTATCCAAGCAGCTGACGTTCGGGGAATTATTCAACAGACTGTGATTCTGTTTCATCAGTATATTATTCAATTGGTACGCTATCTTTTCCGCTATCAACAGGAAAGCGTTCCTGAAATAGACTTTCAACGAGCAGTGTGTTTGCGATTTCGTGTCGGGGAATATAAAGGATTTAGTGAAGATGTTGCGATGCTGGACGAACGGGAACGGGTGGAAGAAAATCTCCTCTCGTGGCTAGGGAAAAACGAGATGGATAAATCATATACATTTGAAAATTTCTCAAGCCTACAGTTACAGCAAAAATTTTTCGACCAAATGGACTTTTCTTATGCGAACTTCAATGGCAGCGACTTAGAAGGGGCTTCAATGAAACAAAGTGTTTGCGTCGGTACTAGTTTTGTAGATTGTAGCTTAGCGAATGTTGATTTTTCCTATGCAGCCATTCAAGATGCTGATTTTCGAAATGCCAATTTAGCAGGCGCTAATTTTACGCATGCACAAGGAAAAACGCTAATGCTTCCTGATGATGAAGTTGCGTGTTACCTTGGCACTGACTTCAGTCATGCAAATTTGGAAAATGCAAAATTTGAGTTTGCGCAGATTGCAGGCGCTAATTTTACAGGTGCTAATTTAAAAGGAGCTACCTTCTTTAAACGCGATCAAGAGAAATGTCTATTTAGCCCAGACCAGATAAAAGACATTCATTGGATTCATTAA